CAGTCACTCTGCGCTCTTTCTATCAAGTACGTTTGTACGATGTAGCAGCCTCTCTTCATGGCCAACATTTTATGTTGGAAACTCAAATACTGTGCAGATAGCAGTGTTACTTACGATCAGGTGGTGCTCCAAGATATGATCAAAGGCTATCACATAGTTTTCTCCAATACTGACGACTTTTGGTTAGagattttcattgtaattggaATTTGAGATTTGGCATAGGAGTAGTTGTGGCTTCATGTCATTCCTAATAACATCTTCACGAGATTCACTGCAGAAACTTCAGCATGCCTACTACTGTATTTAGTTCATATGGCTATGAGCCTTCGCATTGGTAATGTGTTCTCTATTGTTTAGGAGTaaggttttaaataaaatgtttcagttCAGTGCCATATCTGACCCTAAATCATTGTATTAGGGAGTTGTGCTCTATTGAACCGGATTAAAGTGATGTCAGTAACAAATcaacttcaaaatattttatgtctgcaGATTGTTTTTACACTCAGAGTACaggatgaaatatttttaccaacAGTTCATTCAATCCAATTTACTGAATGATTGCTGCAGAGTGTTTTAATGCATACAGATTTGATTAGGTGGGTTTGCCAACTCCGTGATATCAGATAATTTTATATCTGACGTCTGCATAGTTTAGTACACTCTAATATGTCTGACTACTCACTTCCTGTGTCTGCTCAACAGACGGCTGCGTAATTTGTATCATTGAACACAGGTTTAAATTTCTTCAACTAATCAAAAACATTGCCATTGAAATACATTTCTCAATGAATACATTTGATGATTAAATGTGCAGCTATTTCTGTGATAATTGGTGGAATATTTGGATCTTTCATAAGATTTTGCTTATGCCCATAGGGTGTGCTGCACTGGTTTCAACACCTACCTCTCTAACAGACTTTTGCTCACCCCATCCGCAGAAAAGAATAGTCTCATATCGAGACCAAGAATCGTCATCAGCCCAGAATTTCTTTGCGAGGCGCTCCACGCCAACTATTACATAATGTAAGTCCAGCGAACATTTTTGCAAGTTACACAAGCACTTTATCCATACGCAGTTTTGTATTTGTTAAATGATTTCTCTGGAGATATGATTGTAAAACTTTCCTTACAGGTTCAATGGTCAGCCAGAGCTCGGGCTTGAGGCTCTCAACTGCATACATCAGCGAGCCAATTATGAACTTTACACCCAGGTTATTCTagtaagtgttaaaatcaacaTACCTGCTTCACTCCGTTGTAGCAACAAACATTGATAACTAGATGATGTTTGTAGCAAATCAGAATGACCCAACCACTTTGTCCCTATTGTCACTTGCGTTCCCTATTGCATGTTATATAGAAGGTTAGTGTTTGCTTAAAGGTGGCCCTGCTCAAGTATAAATACTTAACTTTGTAAAGGTAATCAAATAAACAGATACACCACCACGTCGAGTCACTATTTTGGCATCTGTTTTAAATGTTATCACAATAGTAACATCTGCCAAAGTAGATTTTGCATTATTTGGGAGTTCAAGGCTCGTTAAACATGTGATTGCTACTTTTAAATGCATTGGAGAATTTTTAAATGCCAAATAATTTAATCCACTGTCGTAACCTTGTTTAATACGCATAGGTAGTAATTCAAAATTTTTGTGTGGttcaaacaattaattttttgattcTGCGCTTTTCAGGATACCTATAATGGTTCAGAAATATGATATTGTTTTGACGCTGATTTTTTCAATACAAATTACCGTCATCATAGCTTGTTACCTCTTTGCCAGCTCAACTTTTAGATaacttatataattatataataacttcaatataagtacatgtatggtTATATTTGGCATACTGTTGTTTTTTTCCTTTATTTATCTCCtgtttgctgccatttgttaATCGCATTTCAGCTCTCAAATGCTATAAAGAATTCTCTGGAGCATAATCCAAGCGGTCAGCCCTATGACGGGCCCATGGGTGTCTCTATCACCATTACACCTGCTCACATCTTGAGTAGTCTAAACAAACGAGCCATCACCAATGCTTCATTCCGAACTCGCAAGCTTCCAGGTATAagtctactgtacatgttaaCATTTATTATCATCTTACAATTTAATAACCACATTtagattgttttatttgttaaaaataatatttatcgTTGTACAGTCAAGTTCGTCTCGGACTCACcataacataaaatttatataaagactTCCGTTTTATACGTTGAAGTTGAACGCCTgaggaaaattaaaaataaatcatgtaaaaaatacaaaaataattaagtCAATCAGCTAAGCTAGTTTAAACTTATCTAGCGTAAGTTAGGAAAAATTGCACCACTAAATTTTGTCACATGCAAGTTTACTTATATTCAAGTGTCTCTAAGGTAATCTAACAATAAAGGCCTAGTACTCTACTgattataaatttattaatttagttttttacttataacttaaatttagtttttcataatttataGAATGTATTGGTTTTCATGTTGTTCTATTACGTGCTGTATTTATTAACGAGCTGATGGGTTTTTGGGCTTTATGGAAAAAAGTACACAAATTAATGTGTATTCTTGTAAGAACATTCTTGTCTAACACGTGTCGGTTGTAACATACAAAGACAACCGCAGAATGAATGAATGTTATGAAtctagaggtttgactgtgtaGCGATTTTTCTTTAAACCTCATCACATGAAATGAATccattgaaataatttttaataaatagtgCTGTTTAAAATTGTTCGACTTTTATAACATGAAAGCTTCATTTGGAAacatctttattatatatagatgataTTACTCCTGAGGGTGATGGGGAATTTCCTAGTGATACTGAAGTGGAAAGCAAGACCATTTCTGCTGGTGCTGAAAGACAAGGGAAACTTCTTGGTGGAATTAGAATCGGCACCAATCCTCTAAAATCAGCTTTGAAACGAGTGACTTTGAAGAAAAGTAcagaggtatatatatatatcactttcACAACTATAGACTGGGGTCATAGAACTTTTGCCATTTTTAgtgcatatatttattttttctaatatttGTGTAAACTATCATACGTGTCTCGGCCTGTAGTCTTGAAGCTCAAGTAATGTCTTGGGATGCGagccgagactgagctcgtatgtcaattcacTTGTATCTCAAACCAAATCATCATAggtatataaaataactaagtacaaattaatctgttccaTCTGAAACACACCTGAAAAAAGgaatattacaatggaaaaacaTGATTTTAGTTGCTCCAATTGACCATctatgctcacaaagtaacaaatacctgtCAGCGGTTATTATCTAGAATAAAATGTGACATTATGTACTTATGTACATTATGTATTAGTATTGTGTGGAGTTCTTAGTTCGGTATGCTACACCTTTGTGACATCATGTAATAAACTTTAAGATTACCTTAAATGAACTTAGCACATTATacacacacttgaaaataaatttctaCATTACACTAAACTTCATCCTAATTCAATTTTCACTCTTTACATTTCTTCTGCCTTCTCTTTTTGACTTTCTCTCACCTTCACTTTTAGCCGGCCTTCATATAACTGATGGATATAAAAGATCGAGCAATGCTGTATTAATTTAGTGGCTGCATATATAACCATCTCGTGTGCTCATATCTCGAGGCAAAAAATTTGCTCAACATTTTTCTTGCATCTCAAATTGCTCGTGTGTCAGGACACTCGCATCTcaaagtattactgtatatgtgATTCTACCACATATATATAAGTGGTTGATACAAATTGATGAATCTGTCCAGGGCTAGAAAGATATGAGTCATCAAGCCTTTGCAAGCATGAGTTGTACATtttttgtatgtacatgtagctatgtTCAAAGACCTCAGTTTTAGTTGCTCAGAAGCTGTTCTCAAAATGTGTTTTCACCCAAAATATGCATGccttttttcacaatttttagcATAAAGACGCAAATCCAAGTCCGTCCAAAGGTGAGAAAAATGGAGACAAGTTTGACAGCCCAACTAaacttgtcaaacaactgtCAATAGGGAAGGAAAGGCTAGGCAATAACCATGAGATGGCATCACTTATGGCAGGCCAGTCAGAAGAGGAGTTTGATGATATTGCCAATGGCCATACAGCTCAGATCGAGTCCTTTCACACAGTAGTCGACCATGAAAACATTGACATTGTCATTGATCCCCCGGAAGAGACGGAGAATTCAAAACTATAGGCATTTGAATGGCTTCTGATAAGCAGTAATTTTCACAATTCCCATCTGCGCTCTTATGTCCTGCGTTTAACCTCTGCCGCAGAGACCTTTGGTATGCATCTTTTGTGATGTTACTTGtcaatgatatatttttatgcattttttatCGGTGTATTTATTTCTTGGTTGAACTTTCATGTAGTGGTTAAattttatattcaaatattGTAAATCAGAAGAATACAGTATTTTGATAACTGCtctcaaatttatttataaaaatgtacaaaatgaagtaaatattttgaataGAAAGGAAAGTTTTACACACACTTACCATCAGGATATTTCTGTTTAAAACTGCGTTTAACATCATCTTCATGTAGCTGCACTCCGTCACACTGGTTGCCCAATGTCATCCTTTAATAACACATTAGGTTTTTGACAACAAGTGTAATTGCAATTAGACAGCAATCTGAGTAGGACTGCATCAATTATATCATATCTACTTCTACATTGGCTCAATGACTTACTTAGTAGTTGATATTCAAAGAACGATTGGGCCATTATCGAGAAGTATATAACCAAAATTATAGGCATTTATGATTGGCAATATTATGATACAAAAACCGTTATGATTTTATCCATTCTCTACAGCACTTGCAGATATGGATATTAAAAGAGTTTATAGGAGCCACCATCAGTTACTTGCAATCGAAACAAAATATAAAGCCGAAAAGAacacaaatgcaaaaaaaacagcaataatgatctTTCACCTACATTTTTTAAAtgcatttaataataaaaaaattcaatagtCATGTGACACCAAAttgaacattttcataaaagCACCTAATCACTTCGAGAGTCATGATGTATGTGCAAAAAGTAAGTTTAGCAACCATTATAAAATGACTTCATTTTTGCAACCATATTGGAAAATGCATTTTCTATTTTCGTTGTAATGATGTCAATATCGAATGTATcattaacaatttattttgtaacaaaaaaataaactcTTTCTAATCAGTAGTAATAATAAGCAGATGGTTTGACCACCATTTATGGTACATTAAGCATGTGCTGCATGATgcaaagcaatatttttctaACTGTCAAATCATGACACATGAAAAGAAAACAGTGTCTATGGTAATATTTCAGCTCTTCTTAAGTTCTCCATATGCAGTTTAGTATGTATGAACTTGGGTGATGAGGATAACATGCATGTAGAAAAAACTGTCTTACAGCGACACATATGAACCTACCAGTTAGGCTGTACATTATGCGGTCTTCCAAACAATTCTATTTTCCTAGTACCAGGTGAAAGCCTCTCTATCAAACCATATACCTCATCTGGCTTGTGACTCGTAGCTCGTACCTGTCAGTCAATAAGCACAAGATACTTAATAGTAGTTCCCAGTACACAtgccaacaaaatatttgttcattCTCTCAATAGCCTTCTTGTTAAATACTTGCATATAAAACAGAAAGTAAAATCTATAATCGTTAGAAAAAGAACGATGAAATTAtcaaaattcaacaaaatttggAAGTATGTATATTGAATTAGCCATTATCGCAATGCTTgaacgtatataaaattttcatCATAACATAATAAATATGCAGTATGGCCTCTGCATACACATGATAAGGGATGGAATAACCCGAGCTCACAAGCAGAGAAAGAAGAGTTAGAAAAAGTGAAATTTAAACTGTAAGCACAGTTGAAATTTTATGTGTAGTCAAATGGAACTGCAAGTATAAAAATTGGCAAGCAAAGAGGATTACAGATTACGGTTACACACAGATTACGGTTAACTGTGGCACAAAGGAAAGAATCATTTAAAGAGTgaagtataaaataatggtgaGACCAGCAATGGCGTATAGACAATTAATAAGTAACACATTCTGTGCTAGTAAAAAGATTATATATCTAGAGAGCCCATTCAGAACAAATTATGAAGGATTGTCTTCTCCACACAAAAAAGATGACAAGGCATAAATCAAAAAAGAGGAAGACTGTAATATGATTAGTCGGGCCTTAAACCAGGGTAAGTGTGTACACCATGGCAACACAACAAGCAAAGGCTCGCTGAAATAAGCACATCAACATTCAAGGAATTGAATAAAATGATTGAATAGAAGCAGGTCAACAGAAGATGCATAAAATAGAGTAAACAGAAGGGATGGATCAAGTAACACACCCGATCAAGCGAAACATGAGGAACGAGCAGTTCAACCGTCAGACAATTGctaaacataaaaattgaacCGCGATCTTTAGTGACGACTTTTGTATGCTTTGTACTATTTGTCAGATGAGTTACATGACATTTAAGCATCAGTATATAAATGGTTTGTTCAAAATGTACAGCGAAAATCATACAAGTTTTAATATTACATCTCGCAATCTTTAATATTGGTGGGATGAGAGTAAGTCACTGAGAGCTTTTTGAACTCTTCGACCTCTAAGTCAGCACGATGAATGAGAAACAAATGAGTAGTTTGTTTCTCGTAAGTCATAGCCTAAGGATCTGATTAATATTTTAACGAATGATTAGTCGGTCCTTAAACCAGTGTAAGTGTGTACACCATGTCAACACAACAAGCTAAGGCTAGCTGGAATAAGCACATCAACACTCAAGGAATTGCCAGTTGCATCATCAGCAGAGTACATTCAAATATAAAAAGgtacttttatttatttaggtTCACTTTCACTTTATTTAGACTCTAAGAAATTGGAGTCCATTACAAAGCATCAACATACTAGATGTAACCAACAGTAAATTCCTTTAGATAAACCAAAAAACTATATGAGCACATACCTCGGCAACAATAACATCACAATCCAAACCTCTGTTCATATTTTCTGGATTTCCTTTCACCCCGATCTGCACAGAAGCATTAAACTGGCGCTAATAAACAGCAGAAATGTATCCACATGATTATTAGTAATAACATGCATGTATATCACATAGTAAACTAACATACCTCAAGATAACCAGTTAACAGCACCAACATACCTCAGGATAACCAGTTAACAGCACTAATATACCTCAGGATAACCAGTTAACAGCACTTACTTACCAAGCAGTGTTCTTTACCATGATTAATCCAATGACCTGTCCGACCAGTTCTGATAAGTTTCTGTAGCTGGTTGGTTTTTACCCATATCAATTCATCACATCTCCTATAACTGTTCACAAGAATGCCCATTTTTTATTCTGATAGctttacaaatacatgtaattaatagaTGCAAAAAAGCTTGCCACTACTCAAGACTTTGCAACTTCCAGGCTGGCATATAACTCACCCCCAAAGCTCCAAGCATTGCCTTCCAAGTTCCATGGCTCTACAAAACACCATCAATAAGGCATCTGAAAACAACTAATGTAACCATTAGTTGTGATACCTGCAAGGAGCCTGTCATAATGGGTGTGGACACAAGGTTTAGAAAATGACTACAGTAAAACCCACAATACAATATTAATCCGTTctggtgttggcatcgtaaggcaaaaatgtcgtatagaggggtatagaaacccagaGAAATTATCTAATGGAAACACTCCatggtaaaaaacatcaaagttTTGTATACTGTacaaatatgtacatatgcacTGTACATATTAGAAATTAgttacaaaatagtatgttaactttagtaactatagtaactttagtgtatttagtggttaggatctgcaataaaatctaacattatagcgtactatgtgcagtacatatcATAGGAAGTTCTTAGCTCCGAGACACACGAATAacacaaactttaaatttaactttttagctttactatttatttattactaatgaatttagcttactaaatatgCACTTGAATCTAaatttcagtatgtattttacatTTGTTCTTAACAAAACTTTACCTTTGTcatcatctaaaattttatcacccaTCTATTTCCAGTTTCATTTACAATATTACTTGCAATGAGTAACGCTGAAGTGAGAGAGAGCAAGCAGCGCATCTCTTCCAGGTATTGTGGGAAAGATTTTGGCTAGTAGCGTAtcggcatcttcgttattccAACGTATTCAGCACATCAACAACCAAATTTGAActtcgagagaaatttttgtcCGATGTCGTATGGCAAAAAAAATGTCATATGGTGGAAATGAAAAAATATCGTGTTCCACATACCAAGGTGAAAAAATCGAATAACAAGGACATCGTAACCTGCACTTAGAGCGCAACGTGCACAGTATCAGGTAGCTAGAGCATTGCTATGGTACAGTTGTATTACAGTTGGATTGGAGGAcatcaatgactacaatattcCTTTATGCTGCCAACTTTAGTTAACACCTGTTTGACATTGCTGTATTGCCAAAAAGATATAAAGAGGAGTTGGATTAAATTAGGGCTAATGACAGTTTGTGAACAATCAGTTTTAAAAACTCTGCGattaccctaagacacttatatttagctagtatttagtttcgtgagtagcgtacagagtaaaatttcactgcacctTAAtatcgcagctctgatgagtgcgaaaatatagtgatgcgaaaataaatgcagtgggacaaacataattagattcctcaggttcagttcaccgcaggcctgtGTTCACTgattgcaagttggggcggctaatgttaggcgactagttatgaacacctgggggtgttgaggggggcggtgtaagcccccaacaggtctgtcttatgtagggcctcagccaggcctctcgtgtgaagttttaaaaaattttatcggaaagtatcaacatttttctattctttgagatttgttttgttttaggtgatgtgactgacgagacgtttttaaattaaaataggcaaaacttgaccgcagttgaaacgctcagaaaaaagacatctttttcttttgagcgttttaataaagatccattttgctgattttattttaagtttatacggaagtttccacgctttcgatgggacatggccaagcggatgtttggtaaaacttcatattttgcaaacctttataaaggtcgttaacaagaatattttgccactgatgatgataataatactgacgcctaagaactactaaaagttgatgtttgtctctatggcttcgaataaagggatattctacagcgataaaaaccgtctccatagccattgggcaaatgacttttcgaataaatgatgttgaggttgagttagctgaagcaatttatcattgtgtgggaacggaccaaacaaatccgttcgagttaaccttgtgcttgagataaaattttacattttatccgagagcgagttatccgagtttgactgtacttagccgcggaaagttcctaaaaagttgggacggctcagcaggccagctgccccagggaatacgggcctggttcaccgataagaaaacaaatttcaatttgggactagtttgtaattgtgaaccacaggtagaatgatgtgggcgaggtcgataatgcaatttgatcgcttgctgccatttgtttcttggactatcaatgaacaaagctatttaatttcgcgttttggctcgttcgttatgatagttcagtttcgcacatgaaattttagttagttagatgaggcgaatacataagtgttctAGGGTACTAAGAAAAACCAAGCCTTCCCATCTCACTAAATAAATCTAGGTCAATAAAACGGAAGTAAATTTAGGGTTATTTCAGTACCTGCCTGTCACCCAGAGAAATATGTATCCATCATCTTGTAGGGTGGGAATGTTGAGTGATCTCATCTCCTCATCTGACATGGTGCCATATGGCAGCTCCATGTGTATATCCCATGGTGGGTCAGCCATTATCACAGCAAACTTGCCTAAGACTGtcatatcaaagtttctcaagTCACATTGAATCCACTACAAGTAAAGTGACAAATTCGTATCATAATAAAAAACTAGCGGAATTGATGGTAAAATGAGTCCagatttttgtaaactttttaaaatacaaTTCAGATTTATCAGCAATTTATTCAAGCCTAAACAAACCTGTGATGGCATCATCTTGAAGttagatttgtctcccttggtCAGAGACCTAACCGCTGCAGACATATTTGCTCTTTTGATTCTGTTTAAATCATCCTGATCCACCTCGTAATGAACGTACTGTTGCAGAAATAATACGAAActaatgtattttatattgtagatatatatatatatatatcaatgattGATGAGAGGAAATCTCGGGAGTACTCTGTTTTCATAAGCAAGGGAACAAAATGTCGACAAAGGATAATTCACCAACATCCACACTTGATCAATGTATATTTGACCACCTATTTGATGTATTGCgctatatatgtacgtatatattaAGTATAGAAGTTGGtgaatatatatagtatatatatatatatatatatatatatatatatatatatatatatatacagtgaaacatggataactcgccctcggatataacgaacacatggttaactcgactggatttgcttggtccgttcccacgcaatgataaatggctctatataactcgaactcaacactgttaattcgaactgttttttgcccaaaggctaccgaaacggttgatATCGCTTtataaaatcactttattcaaagccatagaggtaaacctcaacttttcgtaattcataagcgtcgttattacctccatcgacaaaatatttttgtcaacgacttttctaaaggtttggtgaaatttgatttatactgctacagtgtatacgatgaatagcacgggctagccgggtcacgcgcgcaagggttttcgccacgcacataacaaaaacagcatgtcgtttttgttttgtaattgcgtggcgaaaatccttctgacgttgattccgtgttgaatcaacgtcggaatgttgaatgtttaaaacatcttaaaaattgtggtaattaaacgtatacgttgtcttagctaaaaaaaactattcatcgtttgacctaaacacagaatacgtgtgtacattcaataagtatccattcaaaaagcgtgagtgatatacaatgtaccgtaaaaactcgtaaaacttttaattgaactgcctcggagtgttgctcttaacgaatcccaggtaaagtaagctaatc
Above is a window of Watersipora subatra chromosome 3, tzWatSuba1.1, whole genome shotgun sequence DNA encoding:
- the LOC137389587 gene encoding hyccin 2-like codes for the protein MEDAPDGTLAKSWLELCSKVLNFGKGADKTNKLDEFIELSRSLLDILDNGLSDEWMNEVCQQLVALFRSKTKVLCRLVLELMPSLIWCYLSAAQSSRSKSLSGLEACLLTIYNLTLAYDSSSDKETPFIAIPSLGRSSVYHEVGHLAGLALTESTLSKYEPGEKRLPIGPFPLVEKLNAKNRLPVLSHIIRCYCKEIGLLSSRSHQSLCALSIKVCCTGFNTYLSNRLLLTPSAEKNSLISRPRIVISPEFLCEALHANYYIMFNGQPELGLEALNCIHQRANYELYTQVILLSNAIKNSLEHNPSGQPYDGPMGVSITITPAHILSSLNKRAITNASFRTRKLPDDITPEGDGEFPSDTEVESKTISAGAERQGKLLGGIRIGTNPLKSALKRVTLKKSTEHKDANPSPSKGEKNGDKFDSPTKLVKQLSIGKERLGNNHEMASLMAGQSEEEFDDIANGHTAQIESFHTVVDHENIDIVIDPPEETENSKL